The following proteins come from a genomic window of Mauremys mutica isolate MM-2020 ecotype Southern chromosome 7, ASM2049712v1, whole genome shotgun sequence:
- the PCNX3 gene encoding pecanex-like protein 3 isoform X1, with amino-acid sequence MGSQVLQILRQGVWASLTGGWFFDPHQSTFSNCFHLYTWIFLLTFPFLLYMVLPPSMLVAGIYCAVIAVFFTTIKTINFRLHTMFDQGEIVEKGGSVLTDGAKAEEGTAGDDSNLARDPGGGVEMTVFRKVSSTPPVRCSSQHSVFGFNQVMELLPHLEDAGAARDIKELVREQGSNNVIVTSADRELLKRSSQENIIGDSQLASLAPGSSGEAPMPPPKAEPPAAGKKPPPSLPAQTSIQSTDSSDQSPLGMGSLAGVGPAVLGGGAPHQLPGSWHASESESAGDTPLSPLIKSSLSEELSQSFLSLALPERTILRTSSRKEKRRSGTDYRPLEGRGEPSEERPRKAGSSDSCFSGTDKETPSTLSSYRSEKTNSTHLDSPSLGPAGDTAPAPDAGVLPDGSDTDALSDSELLRSPEQGLLGELSFASHTDDTQNTLASLETVRGDGEPWEGPAEQVVRPKDLALLRPGHKPGRRRPSRKHGGGSSSFDSGYPRDYAPVRAILDSKAYSETFFEDEDSSDGSDLSRASSLPSQHNYSSDTSSSTSCYSPEAAPQRPRRTPKAEPAPEVAEPPKHPHYAQRSASTASAKTHARVLSMDGGSGDSKAAAVLTVSKSDLEARTGQPEHFPPRQLELGGSTRSQSANQPGWRGELLEEGAVGGAATGEEGSKRDRASSVKRTQAMRRRHNAGSNPTPPSSVMGSPPSLQDLQRGRASSHSRALTLPSALQFASSLLLPRGAIHEACNFDDTSEGAVHYFYDESGVRRSYTFGLAGGGYENPVGQQVSVDHVTNSAWDRHSHSSSFNSTDVPEGTPALSLLQPRPVVLQGMQVRRVPLEIPEFDLLDQESLHESQENTLMIEDKSKPRQYYKYWVLPGRWMRVRYDRLALLALLDRNRRVMENIFVVSLGSLVAFLGYLLLLQGFFRDIWVFQFCLVIASCQYSLLKSVQPDAASPMHGHNWIIAYSRPVYFCVACVLIWVLDLCARAVPVPPITFYGLTLFSTDFFYGARDVTTVFTLCFPAIFLFGLLPQVNTCLMYLLEQVDMHIFGGTAATSPLTALFSLLRSLLVAVLLYGFCLGAIKAPWGDQHVPVLFSVFCGLLVALSYHLSRQSSDPTVLWSLIRTKLFSEFENRNVENAPAEIQDPLPEKLRNSLREILHSDLVMCVVIAVLTFAISASTVFIALKSVLGYVLYALAGLVGLLTHYLLPQLRKQLPWFCFSLPVLKPREYSQFEVRSAAQLMWFEKLYAWLQCVEKYFIYPAVVLNALTVDAHSVSAPHQEKICIYCRALLITMAGMKLLRCSFCCPPQQYVALGFTVLFFHFDYQRYSEGFLIDYFVMSILFSKLWDLLYKLRFVLTYIAPWQITWGSAFHAFAQPFAVPHSAMLFVQAVLSALFSTPLNPLLGSAVFIMSYARPVKFWERDYNTKRVDHSNTRLATQLDRNPGADDNNLNSIFYEHLTRSLQHTLCGDLLLGRWGNYATGDCFILASDYLNALVHLIELGNGLVTFQLRGLEFRGTYCQQREVEAITEGVEEDEGCCCCEPGHLPHMLSFNAAFGQRWLAWEVAATKYVLEGYSISDNNAASMLQVFDLRKILITYYVKSIIYYVTCSSKLEEWLGNTVIQEALRPCMTPSYADSDPTFNLNIDEDYDPRMAGVTLSSFCNVYLDWIQYCAGRRDKPMDKQWDSPLVTLCFGLCILGRRALGTASHSLSASLEPFLYGLHALFKGDFRITSPRDEWVFADMDLLHRVVAPGVRMSLKLHQDHFTSPDEYEDPAVLYDAITANEEKMVISHEGDPAWRSAILANTPALLALRHVMDDASDEYKIIMLNKRYLSFRVIKVNRECVRGLWAGQQQELVFLRNRNPERGSIQNAKQALRNMINSSCDQPIGYPIYVSPLTTSYAGSHPQLRSLWGGPISLHNISTWLISSWERLQKGCGAGCNSGGNIEDSDCGGGSSSISNNPAGHGQQGSSAPGGPSMGMATPGASNPQEPPVTTAQPQPGSEQSLPLGQNWLVRPVPGSQVESRREAPPAAPWVPAHRLSGSQLSCTSSLASMASQVEGAGPGRAPLPLPLPLRPALGTSATFAYEGLCGKWSLPGRKGLNGLGGSEGDASPGTPASTGTTQGTPPRGASARAQPFVPPDPGPLADTMEANSSQQCSPLAEPEQQPPDPGAPPPEWGRQREKESPAAQPLLEHQY; translated from the exons ATGGGCTCGCAGGTGCTGCAGATCCTGCGCCAGGGCGTCTGGGCCTCACTGACGGGCGGCTGGTTCTTCGATCCCCACCAGAGCACCTTCTCCAACTGCTTCCACCTCTATACCTGGATCTTCCTGCTCACCTTCCCGTTCCTGCTCTACATG GTGCTGCCGCCCAGCATGCTGGTAGCTGGCATATATTGTGCAGTTATAGCTGTCTTCTTCACCACCATCAAGACCATCAATTTTCGGCTGCACACCATGTTCGACCAGGGCGAGATTGTGGAGAAGGGTGGCTCGGTGCTGACTGATGGGGCCAAGGCTGAGGAAGGCACTGCAGGGGATGACAGCAACCTGGCCAG aGACCCGGGTGGGGGAGTCGAGATGACAGTGTTCCGGAAAGTCAGCTCCACGCCCCCGGTGAGATGCAGCTCCCAGCACTCAGTATTTGGTTTCAACCAAGTCATG GAGCTGCTGCCCCACTTGGAGGACGCAGGAGCAGCGAGAG ACATCAAGGAGCTAGTGCGGGAGCAGGGCAGCAATAACGTCATTGTCACCTCGGCGGACCGCGAGCTGCTCAAGCGTAGCTCCCAGGAGAACATCA TTGGCGACTCGCAGCTGGCTTCTCTCGCCCCAGGGTCCTCTGGTGAGGCCCCAATGCCCCCTCCCAaggcagagccccctgcagctGGAAAGAAGCCACCCCCCTCACTGCCAGCTCAGACGTCCATCCAGAGCACAGACTCCTCCGACCAGTCCCCACTGGGCATGGGATcattggcaggggtggggccagcggTGCTGGGAGGTGGGGCCCCACATCAGCTGCCTGGCAGCTGGCATGCCAGCGAATCAGAGAGTGCGGGCGAcacccccctcagccccctgatCAAGAGCAGCTTGAGCGAGGAGCTGAGCCAGAGCTTCCTGAGCCTGGCGCTGCCCGAGCGCACCATCCTGCGCACCAGCAGCCGCAAGGAGAAGCGCCGCTCGGGCACTGACTACAGGCCCCTGGAGGGGCGGGGTGAACCCAGTGAGGAGCGCCCCCGCAAGGCTGGTTCCTCCGACAGCTGCTTCAGTGGCACCGACAAGGAGACGCCCAGCACTCTCAGCAGCTACCGCAGTGAGAAGACCAACTCCACCCACCTGGACAGCCCCTCGCTGGGGCCAGCAGGGGACACAGCGCCGGCCCCGGATGCTGGGGTCCTGCCAGATGGCAGCGACACGGACGCCCTGTCGGACAGCGAGCTGCTGCGCTCGCCCGAGCAGGGCctgctgggggagctgagctTCGCCAGCCACACGGACGATACCCAGAACACCTTGGCCTCGCTGGAGACGGTGCGGGGCGATGGGGAGCCCTGGGAGGGTCCAGCCGAGCAGGTGGTGCGGCCCAAAGACCTGGCCCTGCTGCGCCCAGGGCACAAGCCAGGGCGCCGGCGCCCCTCCCGCAAGCACggcgggggcagcagcagctttgatAGCGGGTACCCGCGGGACTATGCCCCTGTGCGTGCCATCCTGGACAGCAAGGCCTACAGCGAGACCTTCTTCGAGGATGAGGACTCGAGCGATGGCAGCGACCTGAGCCGTGCCTCCAGCCTGCCCTCCCAGCACAACTACAGCTCCGACAcctcctccagcacctcctgctacTCCCCAGAGGCCGCGCCCCAGCGCCCACGCCGCACCCCCAAGGCCGAGCCGGCCCCCGAGGTCGCCGAGCCCCCCAAGCACCCGCACTACGCCCAGCGCAGCGCCAGCACGGCCAGCGCCAAGACCCACGCTCGCGTGCTCAGCATGGATGGGGGCAGCGGGGACAGCAAGGCTGCTGCAGTGCTCACCGTCTCCAAGTCGGACCTAGAGGCCCGAACGGGGCAGCCGGAGCACTTTCCCCCGCGCCAGCTGGAGTTGGGGGGGAGCACCCGCAGCCAGTCGGCGAACCAGCCTGGttggaggggggagctgctggaggagggggcCGTCGGGGGAG CCGCCACAGGTGAGGAGGGTAGCAAGCGGGATCGGGCGAGCAGCGTCAAACGCACACAGGCCATGAGGCGGCGGCACAACGCGGGCAGCAACCCCACACCCCCGTCCTCGGTGATGGGGTCCCCGCCCAG cctgcaAGACTTGCAGCGGGGCCGTGCCTCCTCTCACTCGCGGGCGCTCACACTGCCCTCGGCCCTGCAGTTcgccagctccctgctgctcccgCGTGGCGCCATCCACGAGGCCTGCAACTTTGACGACACCTCCGAGGGTGCCGTGCACTACTTCTACGACGAGAGTG GTGTGCGGCGCTCCTACACCTTTGGCCTGGCAGGAGGCGGCTACGAGAACCCGGTGGGGCAGCAGGTCAGTGTGGATCATGTGACCAACAGCGCCTG GGACCGGCATTCGCACTCCTCCAGCTTCAACTCCACCGATGTGCCCGAGGGGACGCCCGCCCTGTCGCTGCTGCAGCCACGTCCCGTGGTGCTGCAGGGCATGCAGGTGCGCAGGGTTCCCCTGGAAATCCCTGAG TTTGACCTGCTGGATCAGGAGTCCCTGCACGAGTCCCAGGAGAACACGCTGATGATTGAGGACAAGTCCAAACCGCGGCAGTACTACAAGTATTGGGTGCTGCCTGGGCGCTGGATGCGGGTGCGCTACGACCGGCTGGCGCTGCTGGCACTTCTCGACCG GAACCGGCGGGTGATGGAGAACATCTTCGTGGTGTCTCTGGGGTCCTTAGTGGCCTTTCTGGgctacctgctgctgctgcagggcttcTTCCGCGACATCTGGGTCTTCCAGTTCTGCCTGGTCATCGCCAGCTGCCAGTACTCGCTGCTCAAG AGCGTCCAGCCTGATGCTGCTTCCCCCATGCAC GGGCACAACTGGATCATTGCCTACAGCCGGCCTGTCTACTTCTGCGTGGCCTGCGTGCTGATTTGGGTGCTGGACTTGTGTGCCCGGGCTGTGCCTGTCCCACCCATCACCTTCTATGGGCTCACCCTCTTCTCAACAGACTTCTTCTACGGTGCCCGGGATGTCACCACCG TCTTCACCCTTTGCTTCCCTGCCATCTTCCTCTTCGGGCTCCTGCCCCAGGTCAACACCTGCCTCATGTACCTGCTGGAGCAGGTGGATATGCACATCTTTGGCGGCACAG CCGCCACCAGCCCCCTCACTGCCCTCTTCAGTCTCCTGCGCAGTCTCCTGGTCGCTGTCCTCCTCTATGGCTTCTGCCTTGGAGCCATTAAG gccCCGTGGGGCGACCAGCACGTCCCGGTCCTCTTCTCCGTGTTCTGCGGCCTCCTGGTCGCCCTGTCCTACCACCTGAGTCGCCAGAGCAGCGACCCCACTGTGCTGTG GTCCCTGATCCGGACCAAGCTCTTCTCCGAGTTTGAGAACCGAAATGTGGAGAATGCACCAGCCGAGATCCAGGACCCGCTGCCTGAGAAACTGCGCAACTCCCTG cggGAGATCCTGCACTCGGACCTGGTGATGTGCGTGGTCATCGCGGTGCTCACCTTCGCCATCAGTGCCAGCACCGTCTTCATCGCCCTCAAG TCTGTTCTAGGCTATGTGCTGTATGCCCTGGCTGGGCTGGTCGGGCTGCTCACCCattacctgctgccccagctccgcaAGCAGCTGCCTTGGTTCTGCTTCTCGCTACCTGTGCTGAAGCCACGCGAGTACAGCCAGTTCGAAGTGCGCA GCGCGGCCCAGTTAATGTGGTTTGAGAAGCTGTATGCCTGGCTGCAGTGCGTGGAGAAGTACTTCATCTACCCGGCCGTGGTGCTCAACGCCCTGACGGTGGATGCCCACTCAGTCAGTGCCCCCCACCAGGAAAAGATCTGCATCTA CTGCCGCGCACTCCTCATCACCATGGCTGGCATGAAGCTGCTGCGCTGCTCCTTCTGCTGCCCGCCCCAGCAGTACGTGGCACTAGGTTTCACCGTCCTCTTCTTCCACTTCGATTATCAGCGCTACTCAGAGGGCTTCCTCATCGACTACTTCGTCATGTCCATCCTCTTCAGCAAG ctaTGGGACCTGCTCTACAAGCTGCGCTTCGTGCTCACCTATATCGCCCCCTGGCAGATCACGTGGGGCTCGGCCTTCCATGCCTTTGCCCAGCCCTTCGCCGTGCCCC ACTCAGCCATGCTGTTCGTGCAGGCCGTGCTGTCGGCCTTGTTCTCCACCCCACTCAACCCAttgctgggcagcgctgtgtTCATCATGTCGTACGCCCGCCCTGTCAAGTTCTGGGAGCGTGACTACAA cacaaaGAGGGTCGACCATTCCAACACTCGCTTGGCCACCCAGCTCGACCGCAACCCAG GCGCTGATGACAACAACCTGAACTCGATCTTCTACGAGCACCTGACACGCTCCCTACAGCACACGCTGTGTGGGGACCTGCTGCTGGGCCGCTGGGGCAACTATGCCACCGGTGACTGCTTCATCCTGGCCTCGGACTACCTGAATGCGCTCGTCCACCTCATCGAGCTCGGCAACGGCCTCGTCACCTTCCAGCTGCGTGGCCTTGAGTTCCGGG gtaCGTACTGCCAGCAGCGTGAGGTGGAGGCCATCACAGAGGGTGTGGAGGAGGACGAGGGTTGCTGCTGCTGTGAGCCGGGCCATCTGCCCCATATGCTGTCATTCAATGCGGCCTTCGGGCAGCGCTGGCTGGCCTGGGAGGTGGCGGCCACCAAGTATGTGCTGGAGGGGTACAGCATCAGCGACAACAACGCCGCCTCCATGCTACAGGTCTTCGACCTCCGCAAGATCCTCATCACGTACTACGTCAAG AGCATCATCTACTATGTGACATGCTCATCCAAGCTGGAGGAGTGGCTGGGGAACACAGTGATTCAGGAGGCACTGCGCCCCTGCATGACCCCCAGCTACGCTGACAGCGATCCCACCTTCAATCTGAACATCGACGAGGACTACGACCCCCGCATGGCTGGCGTCACCCTGTCCTCCTTCTGCAACGTCTACCTGGACTGGATCCAGTACTGTGCCGGCCGCAGGGACAAG cccatgGACAAGCAGTGGGACTCCCCGTTGGTCACCCTCTGCTTTGGGCTGTGCATCCTGGGGCGCCGGGCACTGGGCACGGCCTCCCATAGCCTGTCTGCCAG cctggagcccttCCTGTATGGCCTGCACGCCCTCTTCAAGGGCGACTTCCGCATCACCTCTCCCCGCGATGAGTGGGTCTTCGCCGACATGGACCTGCTGCACCGCGTGGTGGCACCCGGCGTCCGCATGTCGCTCAAACTGCACCAG GACCATTTCACGTCACCAGATGAGTACGAGGACCCAGCAGTGCTGTATGACGCCATCACCGCCAATGAGGAGAAGATGGTGATCTCACACGAGGGTGACCCAGCCTGGCGCAGCGCCATCCTCGCCAACACACCTGCCCTGCTGGCACTGCGCCATGTCATGGATGACGCCAGCGACGAGTACAAGATCATCATGCTCAACAAGCGCTACCTGAGCTTCCGCGTCATCAAG GTGAACCGGGAGTGTGTGCGAGGGCTCTGGgccgggcagcagcaggagctggtgtTCCTGCGGAACCGCAACCCAGAGCGGGGCAGCATCCAGAATGCCAAGCAGGCTTTGCGCAACATGATCAACTCGTCCTGTGACCAGCCCATCGGCTACCCCATCTACGTGTCGCCCCTCACCACCTCCTATGCTGGCAGCCACCCCCAGCTGCGCTCCCTCTGGGGTGGCCCCATCAGCCTGCACAACATCTCCACCTGGCTCATCAGCAGCTGGGAGAG GCTACAGAAGGGCTGTGGTGCCGGCTGCAACAGCGGTGGGAACATTGAGGACTCGGACTGTGGCGGAGGCTCCTCATCCATCAGCAACAACCCTGCAGGGCATGGGCAGCAGGGGAGCAGTGCCCCAGGTGGGCCAAGCATGGGCATGGCCACCCCGGGGGCTTCAAACCCCCAGGAGCCACCCGTCACCACTGCCCAGCCTCAGCCAG GGTCAGAGCAGAGCCTTCCACTGGGCCAGAACTGGCTAGTGCGGCCGGTGCCAGGGAGCCAGGTGGAGAGCCGGCGCGaagccccccctgctgccccctgggtGCCCGCCCATCGCCTCTCTGGCAGCCAGCTCTCCTGCACCAGCTCGCTGGCCTCCATGGCCTCCCAAGTCGAGGGCgcagggccaggccgggcccCCCTGCCGCTCCCGCTGCCCCTACGGCCTGCGCTGGGCACCTCAGCCACCTTTGCCTATGAAGGACTGTGCGGAAAGTGGAGCCTGCCTGGCCGCAAGGGGCTcaatgggctgggggggagcgagggagaTGCCTCCCCAGGGACCCCAGCCAGCACCGGCACCACCCAGGGCACACCCCCACGTGGGGCGAGTGCCAGAGCACAG CCCTTTGTGCCCCCGGACCCAGGCCCTCTTGCTGACACCATGGAGGCCAACTCCTCCCAGCAGTGCTCCCCATtggcagagccagagcagcagccaccCGACCCCGGTGCCCCACCACCAGAGTGGGGCCGGCAGCGGGAGAAGGAGAGCCCCGCCGCCCAGCCGCTCCTGGAGCACCAGTACTGA